One Solanum lycopersicum chromosome 2, SLM_r2.1 genomic region harbors:
- the LOC101260201 gene encoding uncharacterized protein: MGYIGEDITDGRWQKIEYDSIPHYCFYCKHQGHQELDCIIKKRDAENKQRKELEKNRQDTTFKKNEDMQIPKNLDIGRREVDHNQQRQQIKENQSQRLQEEWQTQRRRNNNQQVRFHIDKTAVPQLQSQTSMVPIPTQNTYINLELQEGTDDRRGVEAQTEHIQNQRPQNIDASNRASQSQAHNVGIQDHRDQRNTQQRRGNQEHRKEQIGYQQENITSSGIDSMLPTPAPLNTADNPAAIAVGGMDGSGQENSSFVNSSSSKGKGNMGDQRVTLDEYKEPDSEDEYDADTQSLGEGRDPGENIGTSYQVQKGPLLHTSNVDEIREVTGKQGLSPRESYRMQLMMNYGYSNPNNKIWLFWSNEVTCSILESDDQQITCEINHEECCEKFIITFVYAKCKDQLRKPLWESMLKRSNTSYPWCTIGDFNVISSTQEKLGGREYNINKSLEFISVIEASGLVDIGYNGQHYTWCNHKKNGDRVWKRLDRGMVNDIWLDKMPSSSITHLPSVGSDHCPLLLEMNNTQSTVIKYFKFLNYWTENDSFLSTVENCWKRQVKGEPMWILHTKFRRLTKTLRCWSKNEYGDVFERVKQYEEVVKRAEEDLIKENSTENREKLSEANANYIKYLKLEHTILQQKTQLQWLKEGDVNSKYFHVVIRGRRNKMIIYKIMNDSGVWIQGEDNVAKEACDYYQNMFTGKSEKIKEELLQNIPELITLEQNSDLDKLPTVEELKNTIMSMNPNSAPGPDGIGGKFYQECFDIIQEDMLAAVNSFFSGNIMPRYMTHACLVLLLKINHPNQLKDYRLMSLSNFTNKIISKILSTRLASILPNIISTNQYGFVKGRRISENILLAQEVIHGMKMPKEGRNTVIKLDMVKAYDRVSWAYTCIVLRKMGFSEIFIDRAWRIMSNNWYSVVINGKRHGFFHSTRGLKQGDPLSPALFIIGAEVFSRNLNLLYQNQLYRGFSMEKNGPQTNHLSFADDCIIFTSTDRRSLTLIMRIIDDYERVFDQKVNKDKSFFMVTRKTSHEIIEDIKVVTGFGMKNSPINYLGCPLYIGGQRIIYFSEVVEKVIKRISGWQSKILNFGGKVTLVKHVLQAMPIHTLAVMSPPKTTLNYIKRAIADFFWGVDKDGKKYHWASWDTLAYPTNEGGIGVRLLDDICKAFQYKHWWEFRTKKSLWSQFLKAKYCQRANPVAKKYDTGDSLVWRYLTRNRSEMEAYIRWNINSGTSKFWWDNWLGNGAIANYCDNVSSLNNRVLADFLIDASAWEVIRKKKSVNPINNIIWHNQIPFKVAFFIWRALRGKLPTNEGVHRFGIAAEDCYCCYQQGKDDINHILLTRNFANYIWKYHAAILGVTQLYTNIRSQLMHWRNQHTINEVHKLIMQILPNYICWNLWKNRCGVKYGHKTSSIKRVQYGIFKDIMQVIRLVYPIIPWQSSLYHLIKTAEHCHQQYKIIMVSWQKPKEGIYKLNTDGSAIQDTGKIGGGGILRDHTGKIIYAFSVPLDFGTNNMAELKAAAYGLEWCQQHGYKRIALEVDS; encoded by the exons ATGGGATATATTGGTGAGGACATAACAGATGGGAGGTGGCAAAAAATTGAGTATGATAGCATCCCACATTACTGTTTCTATTGCAAGCATCAAGGGCACCAAGAACTTGACTGTATTATTAAGAAAAGGGATGcagaaaataaacaaagaaaagagtTGGAGAAGAACAGGCAAGACACCACTTTCAAGAAAAATGAGGATATGCAAATTCCTAAGAATCTGGATATAGGAAGAAGGGAGGTAGACCATAACCAACAAAGGCAACAAATAAAGGAGAATCAATCCCAAAGGCTGCAAGAAGAATGGCAAACTCAAAGAAGAAGGAATAACAATCAGCAAGTCAGATTTCATATTGACAAAACTGCTGTTCCACAGCTTCAGAGTCAAACAAGTATGGTTCCTATCCCTAcacaaaatacatatattaactTAGAATTGCAGGAAGGTACAGATGATAGAAGAGGAGTGGAAGCACAAACTGAACATATACAAAACCAAAGGCCTCAGAATATAGATGCTTCAAACAGGGCATCACAAAGCCAAGCACATAATGTAGGAATTCAAGATCATAGAGATCAAAGAAATACACAACAAAGAAGAGGCAATCAGGAGCATAGGAAGGAACAAATTGGTTATCAACAAGAGAATATAACCAGCTCAGGTATTGACTCAATGCTCCCCACCCCTGCACCCCTAAatactgctgataatcctgctgctATAGCTGTTGGAGGTATGGATGGAAGTGGTCAGGAGAATAGTAGTTTTGTTAATTCTAGTAGCTCTAAAGGAAAAGGTAATATGGGTGATCAGAG GGTTACCCTTGATGAATATAAGGAACCTGACTCTGAGGATGAGTATGATGCTGATACTCAATCCTTAGGGGAAGGTAGAGATCCAGGGGAGAATATAGGTACTTCTTACCAAGTTCAAAAAGGTCCTCTGTTACATACCTCTAATGTGGATGAAATTAGGGAAGTTACTGGCAAACAGGGCCTTTCTCCTAGAG AATCTTATAGAATGCAGctgatgatgaattatggttATAGTAatccaaataacaaaatttggtTATTTTGGTCAAATGAGGTAACTTGTAGCATTTTGGAAAGTGATGATCAGCAAATTACCTGTGAAATCAATCATGAGGAGTGTTGTGAAAagtttattattacttttgtgtATGCTAAGTGTAAGGACCAATTGAGAAAGCCTCTGTGGGAGAGTATGCTTAAAAGGTCAAACACTAGTTATCCTTGGTGCACTATTGGGGATTTCAATGTGATATCTTCCACTCAGGAGAAACTGGGAGGTAGAGAATACAATATTAACAAAAGCCTGGAGTTTATCAGTGTTATAGAAGCTAGTGGTTTGGTGGATATAGGGTACAATGGCCAGCATTATACATGGTGTAATCACAAAAAGAATGGTGATAGAGTGTGGAAAAGATTGGATAGGGGTATGGTTAATGATATCTGGTTAGACAAAATGCCTTCAAGTAGTATTACTCATCTTCCATCAGTTGGTTCAGATCATTGTCCATTATTGTTGGAAATGAATAATACTCAGTCTactgttataaaatattttaagttccTCAATTATTGGACTGAGAATGATTCTTTCTTATCAACTGTGGAGAATTGTTGGAAAAGACAGGTTAAGGGTGAGCCTATGTGGATTTTACATACAAAGTTTAGAAGATTAACAAAAACTCTTAGGTGTTGGTCAAAAAATGAATATGGTGATGTATTTGAAAGGGTGAAACAGTATGAGGAAGTGGTTAAAAGAGCTGAAGAAGATTTGATCAAGGAGAATAGTACTGAAAATAGAGAAAAGCTTAGTGAAGCTAATGCAAATTACATTAAGTATTTGAAATTGGAACATACTATCCTCCAACAGAAAACTCAGTTACAGTGGTTGAAAGAGGGGGATGTAAATTCTAAGTATTTTCATGTTGTGATCAGAGGTAGAAGGAATAAGatgattatttataaaattatgaatgataGTGGAGTATGGATTCAAGGTGAAGATAATGTGGCTAAGGAAGCTTGTGATTATTATCAAAACATGTTTACTGGAAAATCTGAGAAGATTAAGGAAGAGTTGTTACAAAATATTCCTGAGTTGATTACTTTAGAACAGAATTCTGATTTGGACAAATTGCCTACTGTGGAGGAGCTGAAAAATACTATAATGAGTATGAACCCCAACTCTGCCCCAGGACCTGATGGTATTGGTGGTAAGTTTTACCAAGAGTGTTTTGATATTATTCAAGAGGATATGTTGGCTGCAGTAAACTCTTTTTTCAGTGGGAATATTATGCCTAGATATATGACTCATGCTTGCCTAGTGTTGCTTCTTAAGATCAATCATCCCAATCAGCTCAAAGATTATAGACTTATGAGCCTTAGTAATTTTACTAATAAAATCATTTCCAAAATTCTAAGTACCAGGTTGGCTTCTATTTTACCTAACATTATTTCAACCAATCAGTATGGATTTGTTAAAGGAAGGAGaatttcagaaaatattttgttggcACAAGAGGTTATACATGGGATGAAAATGCCTAAAGAGGGTAGGAATACAGTCATCAAATTGGATATGGTCAAAGCATATGACAGAGTTTCATGGGCATATACTTGTATAGTATTAAGAAAAATGGGATTTAGTGAAATATTTATTGATAGAGCTTGGAGGATTATGAGTAATAATTGGTATTCTGTTGTTATTAATGGCAAGAGACATGGATTTTTTCATTCTACAAGGGGTCTTAAGCAAGGAGACCCTCTTTCTCCAGCTCTTTTTATTATTGGTGCTGAAGTTTTTTCAAGGAACCTTAACTTACTTTATCAGAATCAGTTATATAGAGGTTTCAGCATGGAGAAGAATGGGCCTCAAACCAATCATCTTAGTTTTGCTGatgattgtattatttttacCTCTACTGATAGAAGATCTTTAACTCTAATAATGAGGATTATTGATGATTATGAAAGAGTGTTTGATCAAAAAGTGAATAAGGATAAAAGTTTCTTTATGGTCACACGTAAGACTAGTCATGAAATTATTGAGGATATCAAGGTGGTAACTGGTTTTGGTATGAAGAACAGCCCTATAAATTACTTAGGATGCCCTTTATACATTGGTGGGCAAAGAATCATTTATTTTTCAGAGGTGGTGGAGAAGGTGATAAAGAGGATTTCAGGCTGgcaatcaaaaattttaaactttggAGGGAAAGTAACTCTTGTAAAGCATGTACTGCAAGCTATGCCTATTCACACACTAGCTGTTATGTCTCCTCCAAAGACTACACTAAACTACATTAAAAGAGCTATTGCAGACTTCTTCTGGGGGGTGGATAAGGATGGTAAAAAGTATCACTGGGCTTCTTGGGATACTTTGGCCTATCCAACTAATGAGGGTGGTATTGGAGTGAGATTGCTAGATGATATTTGTAAAGCATTTCAGTATAAACATTGGTGGGAATTCAGAACAAAGAAATCCTTGTGGAGTCAATTTTTAAAGGCCAAGTATTGTCAAAGAGCTAATCCAGTagctaaaaagtatgacacaGGTGATTCTTTGGTATGGAGGTACTTAACAAGGAATAGATCAGAAATGGAAGCATATATTAGATGGAACATTAATTCAGGAACTTCCAAATTCTGGTGGGATAACTGGCTAGGAAATGGTGCTATTGCCAATTACTGTGACAATGTTTCAAGCCTGAATAACAGGGTGTTAGCTGACTTCTTAATTGATG CTTCAGCATGGGAAGTTATTAGAAAGAAGAAGAGTGTTAATCCTATTAACAATATCATTTGGCATAATCAGATTCCCTTTAAGGTTGccttctttatttggagagcATTAAGGGGTAAATTGCCAACTAATGAAGGTGTACATAGATTTGGTATTGCTGCAGAAGATTGCTACTGTTGTTATCAGCAAGGAAAAGATGACATTAACCACATATTACTTACAAGAAATTTCGCCAACTACATTTGGAAATATCATGCAGCTATACTAGGTGTAAcacaattatatacaaatatcaGAAGTCAGCTCATGCATTGGAGGAATCAGCACACTATTAATGAGGTACATAAACTTATTATGCAAATTTTGCCTAACTACATTTGTTGGAATCTTTGGAAAAATAGGTGTGGTGTGAAATATGGTCATAAAACATCAAGTATCAAAAGAGTACAGTATGGTATATTTAAGGATATTATGCAGGTTATTAGACTGGTATATCCTATTATACCATGGCAGTCTAGCTTGTATCACTTGATCAAAACAGCTGAGCATTGTCATCAGcagtataaaataattatggtAAGTTGGCAAAAACCTAAGGAAggtatttataaattaaatactgATGGAAGTGCTATACAAGACACTGGAAAGATTGGTGGTGGAGGTATTCTTAGAGATCACACaggtaaaattatttatgctttTTCAGTTCCTCTTGATTTTGGTACTAACAACATGGCAGAGTTAAAGGCAGCAGCTTATGGACTTGAGTGGTGTCAACAACATGGCTACAAAAGAATAGCTTTGGAGGTGGATTCATAA